In the Nitrospirota bacterium genome, one interval contains:
- a CDS encoding ATP-binding protein produces the protein MLLLGTLIFFQHEYNIYPIRTALLSYFVFVVALLTWIYWYLLQRITNLPLFAYVQIGVDICLVTILVHLTGGIDSNLSILYHLTIISGSIVVYRRGGYIAASLASILYGGMLDMQHYSVPGFVRSLNFTAMQVLSLVFINILSFYSVAFLSGYLADRLRKTRQELREKSMDFEDLRALQDHILKSVGSGIITMSLEGTITSCNPAAEQITGYSYAEIKGRLEDIFGNSIKGLFGHTEDLKERPFRFEGEIIKKDGHTAILGMVASLLKDEMNSVRGIILIFQDITKMLQMEEQVRRQDRLATVGSLAAGIAHEIRNPLASLSGSIQVLQGELDLKGDNKHLMDIVVRETDRLNSIITEFLEYARPKANQDEPIVLSSLLAETCTLLRNSKEFVPGLAITCDVDPRITLRGDAQRLRQVFWNLLINACQAMPRGGSLRVTAFPFSHIEDDSNWCEIIIADAGAGIAPEHLGRIFDPFFTTKKGGTGLGLAIVYRIIEDHGGTITVDTREGQGTKFRIRIPMIEEIPIAEMKNGTTGSAALKGVV, from the coding sequence ATGCTGCTGCTCGGCACCCTGATCTTTTTTCAGCATGAATACAACATTTATCCCATCCGGACCGCTTTACTCTCCTATTTCGTTTTTGTCGTCGCCCTCCTGACCTGGATCTACTGGTACCTTCTGCAGAGAATCACGAACCTGCCCCTGTTCGCCTATGTCCAGATCGGCGTCGACATCTGTCTTGTAACGATCCTTGTCCATCTCACCGGGGGGATTGACAGCAACCTGTCGATCCTCTACCACCTGACGATCATTTCGGGAAGCATCGTCGTTTATCGCCGGGGAGGCTATATTGCGGCATCGCTCGCCAGCATACTGTATGGCGGAATGCTGGACATGCAGCATTACAGCGTTCCGGGTTTTGTCCGGAGCCTGAACTTCACCGCGATGCAGGTGCTGTCCCTCGTCTTTATCAACATCCTCTCCTTTTACAGCGTAGCTTTTCTGAGCGGGTATCTCGCCGACCGGCTTCGCAAGACCCGGCAGGAACTCAGGGAAAAGAGCATGGACTTTGAGGACCTCCGCGCCCTGCAGGACCATATCCTGAAGAGCGTGGGCAGCGGCATCATCACCATGTCCCTGGAAGGCACGATTACCTCCTGCAATCCTGCGGCGGAACAGATCACCGGGTACAGCTATGCCGAGATCAAGGGCAGGCTTGAAGACATTTTCGGAAACAGCATCAAGGGGCTGTTCGGGCACACGGAGGACCTCAAGGAACGGCCTTTCCGGTTTGAGGGCGAAATCATCAAAAAAGACGGACACACGGCTATTCTGGGCATGGTCGCTTCGCTCCTGAAGGACGAAATGAACAGCGTGCGGGGCATCATCCTTATTTTTCAGGACATCACCAAGATGCTCCAGATGGAGGAGCAGGTCAGGAGACAGGACCGGCTGGCCACGGTCGGAAGCCTCGCCGCGGGCATCGCCCACGAGATTCGCAACCCCCTGGCCTCCCTGAGCGGATCAATCCAGGTCCTGCAGGGTGAATTGGACCTGAAGGGCGACAACAAGCACCTGATGGATATCGTGGTGCGCGAGACGGACAGGCTCAACTCGATCATCACGGAATTTCTGGAATATGCCCGTCCGAAAGCGAACCAGGATGAGCCGATTGTGCTGTCGTCGCTGCTGGCCGAGACGTGCACGCTCTTGCGGAACAGCAAGGAATTCGTTCCCGGTCTTGCCATCACCTGCGACGTCGATCCCCGGATAACCCTGCGCGGTGATGCACAGCGCCTGCGCCAGGTCTTTTGGAACCTGCTGATCAACGCGTGCCAGGCCATGCCGCGGGGGGGCTCCCTTCGCGTCACGGCATTCCCTTTTTCCCACATCGAGGACGACTCCAACTGGTGTGAGATCATCATCGCGGATGCGGGAGCGGGCATTGCGCCAGAGCATCTTGGGCGGATATTCGATCCCTTCTTTACGACCAAAAAGGGGGGGACCGGTCTCGGCCTTGCCATTGTCTATCGCATCATCGAAGACCACGGAGGGACCATAACGGTGGACACCCGGGAGGGGCAGGGAACGAAGTTCCGCATCAGGATTCCCATGATAGAAGAGATCCCGATCGCCGAGATGAAGAACGGAACGACGGGAAGTGCCGCCCTGAAAGGGGTTGTGTGA
- a CDS encoding sigma-54 dependent transcriptional regulator, with translation MSAILVVDDEQSMRDFLAIMLKKEGYDVVSAETGADAIKAVQNEIFDLVISDVKMPGMDGIDVLRTVKELSPETVVIMITAYATAETAVEAMKLGAYDYITKPFRVDEIKLIIQKALEKRHLRKENILLKREMESRLGFENFIGGSVPMQKVFLLIRQVADTGSTVLITGESGTGKELVARAVHANSSRKDKPFVTVNCGALPETLLESELFGYMKGAFTGAVSNKQGLFEAANGGTIFLDEISATTPALQIKLLRVIQEREFMRVGGTTDIKVDARVIAASNRDLHAEVAKGAFREDLYYRLNVIPVHLPPLRERKEDIPLLVDFFLKKLSAGRTAKRIARDALKILMGYRWPGNVRELENAIERLAILSAGEEITAEHMPETVMALQPHADLVPVEIPDEGIDLERLLGNAERTLLHKALEKAGGVKTEAARLLGLTFRSFRHRLQKYEAS, from the coding sequence ATGAGCGCGATACTCGTTGTCGATGATGAGCAGAGCATGCGTGATTTTCTCGCGATCATGCTGAAAAAAGAAGGCTACGACGTAGTGTCCGCCGAGACCGGCGCCGACGCGATCAAGGCCGTGCAGAACGAGATATTCGACCTGGTTATCAGCGATGTGAAGATGCCGGGGATGGACGGCATCGACGTACTGAGGACGGTCAAGGAGCTGTCTCCGGAGACCGTCGTGATCATGATCACCGCCTACGCCACAGCCGAGACCGCCGTGGAAGCGATGAAGCTCGGCGCTTATGACTACATCACGAAACCCTTCAGGGTCGACGAGATCAAGCTGATCATCCAGAAGGCCCTTGAGAAGCGCCATCTGAGGAAGGAGAACATTCTCCTCAAACGGGAGATGGAGTCGCGGCTGGGATTCGAGAACTTTATCGGCGGCAGTGTGCCCATGCAAAAGGTCTTTCTGCTCATCAGGCAGGTGGCGGACACGGGCAGCACGGTGCTGATCACCGGGGAGAGCGGGACGGGCAAGGAACTGGTGGCCCGGGCGGTCCACGCCAACAGCTCGCGGAAGGACAAACCCTTTGTAACGGTCAATTGCGGGGCGCTCCCCGAGACGCTGCTCGAGAGCGAGCTGTTCGGCTACATGAAGGGCGCATTCACGGGAGCCGTATCGAACAAACAGGGGCTCTTCGAGGCGGCCAACGGCGGGACGATCTTTCTCGACGAGATCAGCGCCACCACGCCGGCCCTCCAGATCAAGCTGCTTCGGGTCATCCAAGAGCGAGAGTTCATGCGCGTGGGCGGGACGACGGACATCAAGGTGGACGCGCGGGTCATCGCGGCCAGCAACCGTGACCTGCATGCCGAAGTGGCAAAAGGAGCCTTTCGGGAGGACCTCTATTACCGGTTGAACGTCATCCCGGTCCATCTCCCTCCCCTCCGCGAACGGAAGGAGGACATCCCGCTGCTCGTGGACTTCTTCCTGAAAAAGTTAAGTGCGGGCAGAACGGCCAAAAGAATTGCCCGCGATGCCCTGAAGATACTCATGGGTTATCGCTGGCCGGGGAACGTGCGCGAACTCGAGAACGCGATCGAACGGCTGGCGATCCTCTCGGCCGGCGAGGAGATCACGGCAGAGCATATGCCGGAAACGGTGATGGCTTTGCAGCCGCACGCGGATCTGGTCCCGGTCGAAATCCCCGATGAAGGCATCGACCTTGAGCGGCTTCTCGGCAACGCGGAACGTACGCTGCTCCACAAGGCGCTCGAAAAGGCCGGCGGCGTGAAGACCGAGGCGGCAAGACTGCTTGGTCTCACGTTCCGGTCCTTCCGGCACAGGCTCCAGAAGTACGAAGCATCCTAG
- a CDS encoding menaquinone biosynthesis decarboxylase, with the protein MAYENLREFLSVLEKNGELVRIKAEVDAELEIAEITDRVSKEKGAANKALLFERVRGSAFPVLTNAFGSLKRMCLSLEVGELDDIGSQIREIIDPVNLFPGPGAGLMDKLQMLPKLAELANFFPKTVKKAPCQDVVLTGQQVDLSKIPVLKCWPADGGRFITLPMVCTVDPVTRITNVGMYRMQVFDHQTTGMHWHKHKDGARHYQHYEAAGKRMEVAVAIGGDPAIIYSSTAPLPPAIGEFIFAGFLRKKPLEVVPCRTIDVRVPAEAEFVLEGFVDPGERRIEGPFGDHTGYYSEADQYPVFHITAITHRKDAIYPATLVGRPPQEDAYLGKATERIFLPLLQMVAPDILDMDMPIEGVFHNNVIVKIRKRYPGQGKKVINTIWGTGMLMLSKFVIVCDEDVNIHDYSEVTWKVMNHVDPQRDVVIIDGPLDILDHSCPQIGFGGKMGIDATRKGPGEGFSRSWPDEIRMDPLIRKKVEERWSEYGF; encoded by the coding sequence ATGGCATATGAAAATCTAAGGGAATTCCTGTCTGTTCTCGAGAAGAACGGAGAACTGGTCAGGATCAAGGCGGAGGTCGACGCTGAGCTCGAGATCGCCGAGATCACGGACCGGGTCTCGAAGGAGAAGGGTGCGGCGAACAAGGCCCTGCTCTTCGAGCGAGTGCGCGGATCGGCTTTTCCCGTTCTGACGAATGCCTTCGGCTCACTGAAGCGCATGTGCCTCTCGCTCGAAGTAGGGGAGTTGGATGACATCGGCAGTCAGATACGAGAGATCATCGACCCCGTGAACCTCTTCCCCGGACCGGGGGCTGGCCTCATGGACAAGCTCCAGATGCTGCCAAAACTGGCGGAGCTCGCCAATTTCTTCCCCAAGACGGTCAAGAAAGCGCCCTGTCAGGACGTGGTGCTCACCGGGCAGCAGGTGGACCTCTCGAAGATCCCGGTGCTCAAGTGCTGGCCAGCTGATGGAGGCCGGTTCATCACGCTCCCCATGGTCTGCACCGTGGACCCTGTCACGAGGATAACGAATGTCGGCATGTACCGGATGCAGGTTTTCGACCACCAGACCACGGGCATGCACTGGCACAAACACAAGGACGGCGCCCGCCACTACCAGCACTACGAGGCTGCGGGGAAGCGCATGGAAGTGGCTGTTGCGATCGGCGGCGACCCCGCCATCATCTATTCGTCCACGGCGCCGCTGCCCCCGGCCATCGGTGAGTTCATCTTCGCCGGGTTTCTGAGAAAGAAGCCGCTCGAAGTCGTCCCGTGCAGGACGATCGACGTGCGCGTGCCCGCGGAGGCGGAGTTCGTGCTCGAAGGTTTCGTCGACCCCGGTGAACGCCGGATCGAGGGGCCCTTCGGCGACCACACGGGGTATTATTCGGAAGCCGACCAGTACCCCGTATTCCACATCACGGCGATCACTCACCGGAAGGACGCCATCTATCCCGCGACCCTGGTCGGCCGTCCTCCCCAGGAGGACGCCTATCTCGGCAAGGCGACGGAACGCATCTTCCTGCCGCTCCTCCAGATGGTCGCGCCCGACATTCTGGACATGGACATGCCGATCGAGGGCGTGTTCCACAACAACGTCATCGTGAAGATCAGAAAACGCTATCCAGGACAGGGGAAGAAGGTCATCAACACGATCTGGGGAACGGGCATGCTCATGCTTTCCAAGTTCGTCATCGTGTGCGACGAGGACGTTAATATCCATGATTATTCAGAAGTCACCTGGAAGGTCATGAACCATGTGGATCCCCAGCGGGACGTCGTGATCATTGACGGGCCGCTCGATATTCTCGACCATTCCTGCCCGCAGATCGGCTTTGGAGGCAAGATGGGTATCGACGCGACGCGCAAGGGTCCCGGTGAAGGCTTCTCCCGGTCCTGGCCCGACGAGATCAGGATGGACCCGCTTATCCGGAAAAAGGTCGAGGAACGATGGAGTGAATACGGTTTCTGA
- a CDS encoding hemolysin family protein, translating into MWLSDILLILFLVIVNGFFSASEIALIYLRKSRVRHLVKSGNVRARRIQKLQEEPERLLGTVQIGVTLVGTLASAIGGVIAVVHIKPVIASVPSPLVSRLAEPLAVALMVGLITYVTIVIGELLPKSLAIRNAERVAFFTAKPIDLLSRFLSVVLHVLAASSNAVLRFFRLEQQPEPPFVSEDEVKYLIREGRKSGVFEPSEEDLIHSVFRFTDTVVKEVMVPRTDIVAVETGAGIEDILRVMNEKGFSRLPVYAESIDNIVGIVYLKDLLPLHMANKPFQLDSVLRRPYVVPPNKNVSVLLREMREKRIHLALVGDEYGGTDGLVTMEDLIEEIIGDIRDEQEKELREIEEVAANRYIVDGKTDIGRVNERVGVTIPEDEFETIGGFILGLFGRLPAEGDQIRYQNVMFTVLRLRKNRIARIRLLKLGPENHEREGEGRGDDEDTAGA; encoded by the coding sequence ATGTGGCTATCTGACATACTGCTTATCCTTTTCCTGGTCATCGTGAATGGCTTTTTTTCGGCATCCGAGATAGCGCTGATATACCTCCGGAAAAGCCGGGTGCGCCATCTCGTAAAAAGCGGAAACGTCAGGGCCCGGCGTATCCAGAAACTGCAGGAGGAACCCGAGCGTCTGCTCGGCACGGTCCAGATCGGCGTGACGCTGGTAGGCACGCTTGCATCCGCGATCGGCGGCGTGATCGCTGTTGTCCACATCAAGCCGGTCATCGCGTCGGTACCGTCCCCTCTGGTAAGTAGATTGGCCGAGCCCCTGGCAGTCGCACTCATGGTCGGCCTGATAACGTATGTCACGATCGTTATCGGGGAACTGCTTCCCAAATCGCTGGCGATCAGGAATGCCGAGCGGGTGGCTTTCTTCACGGCCAAGCCGATCGACCTCCTTTCGCGCTTCCTGTCCGTGGTGCTCCACGTCCTGGCAGCCTCCAGCAACGCCGTCCTGCGTTTTTTCAGGCTTGAGCAGCAGCCGGAACCGCCGTTCGTATCCGAGGACGAGGTAAAATACCTGATCCGGGAGGGCCGCAAGAGCGGGGTCTTTGAACCCTCCGAGGAGGACCTGATCCACAGCGTGTTCCGTTTCACGGACACGGTCGTGAAGGAAGTGATGGTTCCCCGGACCGATATCGTCGCCGTCGAGACGGGAGCCGGCATTGAGGATATCCTGCGGGTCATGAACGAGAAGGGGTTCTCCCGCCTGCCGGTTTATGCCGAGTCGATCGACAACATCGTGGGGATCGTGTATCTCAAGGACCTCTTGCCGCTCCATATGGCGAACAAGCCCTTTCAACTCGACAGCGTTTTGCGCAGGCCCTATGTGGTGCCGCCGAACAAGAACGTGAGCGTCCTGCTCAGGGAGATGCGTGAAAAACGCATCCATTTGGCGCTGGTGGGGGACGAGTACGGGGGTACCGACGGCCTGGTGACGATGGAGGACCTCATTGAGGAGATCATCGGCGATATCCGGGACGAGCAGGAAAAGGAATTGCGCGAGATCGAAGAGGTTGCCGCGAACCGGTATATCGTGGACGGGAAGACTGACATCGGCAGGGTGAACGAGCGGGTTGGCGTGACGATCCCCGAGGACGAGTTCGAGACCATCGGCGGTTTCATCCTCGGCCTCTTCGGCAGACTCCCCGCGGAAGGCGACCAGATACGCTACCAGAACGTGATGTTCACCGTGCTCCGGCTCAGGAAAAACCGCATAGCCCGGATCCGGCTGCTCAAGCTGGGCCCGGAAAACCATGAACGGGAAGGCGAAGGAAGAGGGGACGATGAAGACACCGCCGGTGCTTGA
- a CDS encoding phosphoribosylaminoimidazolesuccinocarboxamide synthase, with translation MKTPPVLETNLAGLKPPKRGKVRDIYDLGDSLLIVATDRISAFDVILPNAVPEKGRVLTQISRFWFSRTEGIVRNHLISTDVREYPAACRPHAAMLEGRSMLVRKCRPLPIECIVRGYLTGSGLKEYRSTGAVSGIKLPPGLTEASRLPDPIFTPSTKAEVGEHDVNIDFESVVKLVGKDVADKVRAYTLAVYRKACEIAEPKGIIIADTKLEFGMDHDEVILIDEVLTPDSSRFWPKDGYQVGVSQKSFDKQFVRDYLLSLNWNQKPPAPVLPDDVVHKTSEKYREVLAMLAG, from the coding sequence ATGAAGACACCGCCGGTGCTTGAGACGAACCTGGCAGGCTTGAAGCCGCCGAAGCGCGGGAAAGTGCGCGACATCTACGATCTCGGAGACAGCCTCCTGATCGTCGCCACGGACCGGATCTCCGCATTCGATGTGATCCTGCCGAATGCGGTCCCGGAAAAGGGCAGAGTCCTGACTCAGATATCCAGGTTCTGGTTCAGCCGGACCGAAGGCATTGTCCGGAACCACCTGATCTCGACAGACGTCAGGGAGTATCCCGCAGCATGCCGGCCCCATGCAGCTATGCTCGAAGGCCGTAGCATGCTCGTCAGGAAGTGCCGGCCCCTTCCCATCGAGTGCATCGTGCGCGGGTATCTCACCGGCTCCGGGCTCAAGGAGTACCGGTCAACGGGAGCGGTAAGCGGCATCAAGCTTCCCCCCGGGCTGACCGAGGCATCGAGGCTGCCGGATCCGATCTTCACACCGTCGACCAAGGCCGAGGTGGGTGAGCACGATGTGAACATCGATTTCGAAAGCGTCGTCAAGCTGGTGGGAAAGGACGTTGCTGACAAGGTCCGGGCCTATACGCTTGCCGTCTACCGGAAGGCCTGCGAGATCGCCGAGCCGAAGGGCATTATCATCGCCGACACCAAACTGGAATTCGGCATGGATCATGACGAGGTGATCCTGATCGACGAGGTACTGACGCCTGACTCCTCGCGCTTCTGGCCGAAGGACGGCTACCAGGTTGGTGTTTCCCAGAAGAGCTTTGACAAGCAGTTCGTGAGGGACTACCTGCTCTCGCTCAACTGGAACCAGAAGCCGCCTGCGCCCGTTCTTCCCGACGACGTTGTGCACAAAACGAGCGAAAAGTACCGGGAGGTGCTCGCCATGCTCGCCGGATAG
- the lysS gene encoding lysine--tRNA ligase, whose amino-acid sequence MEEYNELIQQRFKKLAEVNAMGVKPYAGRFEVTASAQGLSDKHGSRAKEDLEKERTTATLAGRIVAMRSFGKACFCHIQDGTGRIQLYFQKNTLGEEPYALLKKIDIGDFIGVTGFLFRTRTNELTLDVESFTLLAKSLRPLPEKWHGLTDVELRYRQRYVDLIVNPEVQKVFVLRSRIVQEIRNFLNARGYLEVETPMMQSIPGGATAKPFRTHHNALDMDLYLRIAPELYLKRLLVGGFERVYEINRNFRNEGISTRHNPEFTMLEFYTAYADYRDLIVMTEDMISSIARAVLGTMKVIYEGREVDLTPPWKRISYRDALREAGVAEDVLVDPDKARVHALRLGANLKGGEPHGKILNEIFEALVEPKLIQPTFITDYPTDISPLSKKRDDDPSTVERFELFVVGRELANAFSELNDPIDQKERLLKQVTEREAGDEEAHQMDEDFIRALEYGMPPAAGEGIGIDRLVMLLTGSSSIRDVILFPQMKKEKPSC is encoded by the coding sequence ATGGAAGAGTACAACGAGTTGATACAGCAGCGGTTCAAGAAACTTGCGGAAGTCAACGCGATGGGCGTGAAGCCTTACGCGGGCAGGTTCGAGGTGACGGCCTCGGCACAAGGCCTTTCCGACAAGCATGGAAGCAGGGCCAAGGAGGACCTCGAGAAGGAGCGGACCACGGCCACCCTGGCAGGCCGCATCGTTGCCATGAGGAGCTTCGGCAAGGCCTGCTTCTGTCACATTCAGGACGGCACAGGCAGGATCCAGCTCTATTTCCAGAAAAACACCCTGGGAGAGGAGCCCTATGCGCTCCTCAAGAAGATCGATATCGGCGACTTTATCGGCGTGACGGGCTTTCTGTTCAGGACCAGAACGAACGAGCTCACCCTTGACGTGGAATCCTTTACGCTCCTTGCGAAATCGCTCAGACCGCTGCCCGAAAAATGGCACGGACTTACCGACGTAGAGCTGCGCTACCGCCAGCGCTACGTCGACCTGATCGTCAACCCGGAGGTCCAAAAGGTCTTCGTCCTGCGCTCGAGAATCGTCCAGGAGATCCGCAATTTCCTGAACGCGCGCGGCTATCTCGAGGTTGAAACGCCGATGATGCAGTCCATCCCGGGCGGCGCGACGGCAAAGCCCTTCAGGACCCATCACAATGCGCTCGATATGGACCTCTACCTCCGCATCGCGCCGGAGCTGTATTTGAAGCGGCTCTTGGTGGGCGGGTTCGAGCGGGTCTACGAGATCAACCGAAATTTCCGGAACGAAGGCATCTCGACGAGGCACAACCCGGAATTCACGATGCTGGAATTCTACACTGCCTACGCGGACTACCGTGACCTGATCGTCATGACCGAGGACATGATCAGCTCCATTGCCCGGGCGGTCCTGGGGACGATGAAGGTCATCTACGAAGGCCGAGAGGTCGACCTGACGCCGCCTTGGAAACGGATCAGCTACCGGGATGCGCTCCGCGAAGCAGGCGTGGCAGAGGACGTGCTGGTTGATCCGGACAAGGCGCGGGTCCACGCGCTGAGGCTGGGTGCCAATTTGAAGGGCGGCGAACCCCACGGCAAGATCCTGAACGAGATCTTCGAGGCCCTGGTGGAGCCGAAGCTGATCCAGCCCACGTTCATAACCGACTACCCCACGGACATCTCTCCTCTTTCGAAAAAACGCGATGATGACCCTTCAACGGTGGAGCGCTTCGAGCTCTTCGTCGTGGGCAGGGAGCTGGCGAACGCCTTCTCGGAGCTGAACGACCCCATTGACCAGAAGGAGCGTTTGCTGAAGCAGGTGACGGAGCGGGAAGCGGGCGACGAGGAGGCCCACCAGATGGACGAGGACTTCATCCGCGCACTGGAGTACGGCATGCCGCCGGCCGCAGGCGAGGGCATCGGCATCGACCGGCTCGTGATGCTCCTCACGGGCTCCAGTTCCATCCGGGATGTGATTCTTTTCCCGCAGATGAAGAAGGAGAAGCCATCGTGCTGA
- a CDS encoding lipoprotein-releasing ABC transporter permease subunit codes for MKTPYEIFVSLRYLKTKKRYGTVSLNTFISIAGVVIGVATSIITLSVMTGFQGYFRDKILAAIPQIVVMEYSGVGIEDVKSLQDKISGVPHVKATTPFTISQAMLTSRDRVQGVVVRGIDPRTEGQVTSLGKNMIEGSLDALEQPGREYPGIVIGEDLARKFGAMVGDTVTMVNPIGEETAIGVVPKMRKFELVGIFDAGMYDYNTSFAYTSLPEAQKFFAMPRRVSGIEVKIDEIYNADRISDTIRNAVGYPYYTRNWIEMNKNFFSALKLEKIGMSLILIVIIIVASFNIIGTLTMIVMEKSREIAILKSMGATAGGIMRIFMFAGLVIGSVGTAIGAVIGYGAVTVITKTGIVTLPRDVYQVSHLPLSITGLDVLFICVTALGISFLATLYPSWQGARQDPVEVLRYE; via the coding sequence ATGAAAACTCCTTACGAAATATTTGTCAGTCTTCGCTATCTGAAGACTAAAAAACGGTACGGGACGGTGTCGCTCAACACGTTCATTTCCATCGCGGGCGTGGTCATCGGCGTGGCGACCTCTATCATCACCCTGTCGGTCATGACCGGATTCCAGGGCTACTTCCGGGACAAGATCCTGGCGGCCATCCCTCAGATCGTGGTCATGGAATACTCCGGCGTCGGGATCGAGGATGTGAAATCGCTCCAGGACAAGATATCCGGCGTCCCGCATGTGAAGGCGACGACGCCGTTCACCATCAGCCAGGCGATGCTGACGAGCCGGGACCGGGTTCAGGGTGTTGTCGTGCGCGGGATCGATCCACGGACCGAAGGCCAGGTGACCAGCCTTGGAAAGAACATGATAGAAGGGTCCCTCGATGCGCTCGAACAGCCCGGCAGGGAATACCCGGGCATCGTTATCGGCGAAGACCTGGCGCGTAAATTTGGCGCCATGGTCGGCGATACGGTCACGATGGTCAATCCCATCGGAGAGGAAACGGCAATCGGTGTGGTGCCCAAGATGAGGAAGTTCGAGCTCGTGGGGATCTTCGACGCGGGCATGTATGATTACAATACGAGCTTCGCATATACCTCGCTGCCGGAAGCGCAGAAGTTCTTCGCCATGCCGAGGAGGGTCAGCGGGATCGAGGTCAAGATCGACGAGATCTACAACGCGGACCGGATATCCGACACGATCCGCAACGCCGTCGGCTATCCCTATTACACGAGGAACTGGATCGAGATGAACAAGAATTTCTTCTCGGCGCTGAAACTGGAGAAAATCGGCATGTCGCTGATCCTCATCGTGATCATCATCGTCGCATCCTTCAATATTATCGGCACGCTCACCATGATCGTGATGGAAAAGAGCCGGGAGATCGCGATCCTGAAGTCCATGGGGGCGACCGCGGGCGGCATCATGCGCATCTTCATGTTCGCCGGACTCGTCATCGGCTCCGTGGGCACTGCCATCGGCGCGGTCATCGGATACGGAGCGGTCACGGTCATCACGAAAACCGGGATCGTCACGCTTCCCCGCGACGTGTACCAGGTAAGCCATCTGCCGCTCTCGATCACGGGGCTCGACGTTCTTTTCATCTGTGTGACGGCCCTTGGCATCAGTTTTCTGGCCACGCTCTATCCATCCTGGCAGGGGGCGCGGCAGGACCCGGTGGAAGTGTTGAGGTACGAGTAG
- a CDS encoding ABC transporter ATP-binding protein, with amino-acid sequence MSGPVALDVLNGIDLEIQRGEVLAIVGASGVGKSTFLHILGGLDRPTSGSIVCNGEDIFAMDGDRLARFRNDHVGFVFQFHHLLPEFSAGENVMMPALIRGTDRASAAEAAMKLLDDVGLAGRSHHRPGEMSGGEQQRVAVARALMLHPDIVLADEPTGNLDMHTGEAVHELLMGINKERGVTFVIVTHNDKLAVRADRVLRMAEGRLTQER; translated from the coding sequence ATGAGCGGGCCGGTCGCCCTTGACGTGCTGAATGGAATCGATCTCGAGATCCAGCGGGGGGAAGTGCTCGCGATCGTAGGTGCGTCAGGCGTGGGCAAGAGCACGTTCCTGCATATCCTCGGGGGGCTCGACCGTCCCACGTCGGGCAGCATCGTTTGCAACGGCGAGGACATTTTCGCCATGGATGGCGACAGGCTGGCGCGATTCCGCAACGATCACGTGGGATTCGTGTTCCAGTTCCATCATCTGCTCCCGGAGTTCTCCGCAGGGGAAAATGTCATGATGCCTGCGCTGATCAGGGGGACCGACCGTGCGTCCGCCGCTGAGGCTGCTATGAAACTCCTGGACGATGTCGGGCTGGCCGGCCGGTCCCATCACCGGCCTGGCGAAATGTCCGGCGGCGAGCAGCAGCGCGTCGCCGTGGCCCGCGCCCTGATGCTGCATCCCGACATCGTTCTGGCTGACGAGCCGACAGGGAACCTTGACATGCATACGGGCGAAGCCGTTCACGAACTGCTCATGGGCATCAACAAGGAACGGGGAGTGACCTTTGTCATTGTCACCCACAATGACAAACTTGCGGTCCGTGCGGACCGGGTCCTTCGGATGGCGGAAGGCAGGCTGACACAGGAGCGCTAG